From the genome of Corallococcus macrosporus DSM 14697:
CGCGGTCCACGGACCTGTCGGTGGCGGTGCTCGCGGACGGGCGCTTCATGCTGGCCGGCAACGTCGTCTCCCAGGACGAGCTGCAGCAGGCCTTCGACGAGGCCAGGCAGAAGGACGAGGCGACGGTCGTCATCGTCCAGGCCGACGAAGGCGTGCCCCACGGCACCGTGGTGCAGGTGATGGAGCTGGCCAAGAAGGCCGGGCTCGCGCAGCTCGCCATCGGCGTGCGCGAAGGCGAATAGCCCACCCGCCCACGCTCGCTGGAAACGACAAGGCCACCCAGGGCAGCGAGCCCGGGTGGCCTGGGTGCTCCAGGCGCCCCGCTGCATCAGCGGGGCGCGGGGCTCAGACGGACGCGAAGGCGGCGTCCGAGATGTCCATGGGCGAGGTGTCCTCGGTGGTGAGCATCTTCGCCGCCTGCTCCACGTTGGGCAGCACGTTCCGCGCGTACCACAGGGCGCTGTACTTCTTGCCCTCGTAGAAGGCGTGGTCCGGGTGG
Proteins encoded in this window:
- a CDS encoding ExbD/TolR family protein → MGMGKTPGSDDGSEDGVFAEINITPLTDIFLVLLIIFMVTSSVIVQQGPGGGAKAGLKVNLPKGGAADVTARSTDLSVAVLADGRFMLAGNVVSQDELQQAFDEARQKDEATVVIVQADEGVPHGTVVQVMELAKKAGLAQLAIGVREGE